From a single Populus nigra chromosome 18, ddPopNigr1.1, whole genome shotgun sequence genomic region:
- the LOC133678374 gene encoding protein MIZU-KUSSEI 1-like: MARTSEDSSSKRHFHWTKKVGNEDVEAPSIKSSSNPNEEDKNENVKSHVAMPTPKKRLPAVAVARLRSVLAALGKNRSSLPMGLGSRVVGTLFGYRRGHVHFAFQRDPNSPPTFLIELATPISGLVREMASGLVRIALECDKEKEDQKKAVKLLEEPMWRTYCNGKRCGFATLKECGHKEWKVLKAVEPISMGAGVLPGCAAEGGADGELMYMRAKFERIVGSRDSEAFYMMNPDSNGAPELSIYLLRV, translated from the coding sequence ATGGCTAGAACCTCTGAAGACTCCTCCTCCAAGAGACACTTCCACTGGACCAAAAAGGTTGGAAACGAAGATGTTGAAGCTCCAAGCATCAAGTCCTCCTCAAACCCCAACGAAGAAgacaaaaatgaaaatgttaagAGCCATGTTGCAATGCCAACCCCGAAGAAAAGACTACCAGCAGTAGCAGTTGCTAGGCTCCGATCGGTTCTTGCAGCCCTCGGTAAGAACCGATCAAGCCTTCCAATGGGGCTTGGATCCCGAGTGGTTGGTACCCTTTTTGGATATCGCCGGGGTCATGTCCATTTCGCATTTCAAAGGGATCCCAATTCACCTCCTACTTTCCTTATTGAGCTGGCTACACCAATAAGTGGATTGGTTAGAGAGATGGCATCCGGGTTAGTCAGAATTGCATTGGAATGTGACAAAGAGAAGGAAGATCAAAAGAAAGCTGTGAAATTGCTGGAAGAGCCAATGTGGAGGACTTATTGCAATGGAAAGAGATGTGGTTTTGCCACGCTGAAGGAATGTGGGCATAAAGAGTGGAAGGTACTGAAAGCTGTAGAGCCAATCTCAATGGGTGCAGGTGTTTTGCCAGGGTGTGCAGCAGAGGGTGGAGCTGATGGTGAACTCATGTATATGAGAGCTAAGTTTGAAAGAATTGTGGGGTCTAGAGACTCTGAGGCTTTCTACATGATGAACCCTGATAGCAATGGAGCTCCTGAGCTCAGCATCTACCTGCTCAGAGTCTAA
- the LOC133678177 gene encoding kinesin-like protein KIN-8A isoform X2, whose protein sequence is MPVSTRSKAISQEQNGPNPNLKTRPPSYSNQEDSNMDVLLRNPHHGLKEKMKALTLLYEQQKKSSLTLRNPSPKPEEKRFSTHSSVDLLNGCKREEKDSKETKDPKQNNIMRDNALPTLPSGKPSSTVTRTFVLPEPPVDDAKENLVMGPDRVIRFLTCPRKTKDSSTVARKLSMESSVSQTEPRGFIGPKKVQENERLETVSCKNDASGSRILVFVRLRPMAKKEREAGLRCCVRIVNRRDVYLTEFANENDYLRLKRLRGRHFAFDAAFPDSTSQKEVYSTTTADLVEQVLQGRNGSVFCYGATGAGKTYTMLGTVENPGVMVLAIKDLFTKIRQRSCDGNHVVHLSYLEVYNETVRDLLSPGRPLVLREDKQGIVAAGLTQYRAYSTDEVMALLQQGNQNRTTEPTRANETSSRSHAILQVVVEYRVRDASMNVVQRVGKLSLIDLAGSERALATDQRTLRSLEGANINRSLLALSSCINALVEGKKHIPYRNSKLTQLLKDSLGGACNTAMIANISPSNLSFGETQNTLHWADRAKEIRTKACETLEEIQLPECETDQAKLLLEVQKENRELRVQLVHQQQKLLSLQAQLLAANTSPTPPSITFTQTPPSTARPIEKRKARPSFLGGNCFTPESRKRGAEEAVREHRQTVKSLEAEIEKLKKDHATQLKEKDDRIHELSRKSEKPSAGGTMQGAKRVVTRASLRPKEKNNGELKSPSHRFKSPIPTAKKRSFWDITTANSPSVATLNGRKTRSHVIADNTAAAPSMLLQPGFARQRP, encoded by the exons ATGCCAGTGTCAACAAGGTCTAAAGCCATCAGCCAAGAACAAAATGGCCCAAACCCAAATCTAAAAACAAGACCACCCAGCTACTCAAATCAAGAAGACAGTAACATGGATGTTCTGTTGAGAAATCCACATCATGGCttgaaagaaaagatgaaagccTTAACTCTCTTGTATGAGCAGCAGAAGAAATCTTCTTTAACTTTAAGGAACCCGTCTCCGAAACCTGAAGAGAAGCGATTCTCAACACATTCGAGTGTGGATCTTCTGAATGGTtgcaagagagaagagaaagattcaaaagaaacaaaagatccaaaacaaaacaatataatgAGAGACAATGCATTGCCTACATTGCCCAGTGGAAAGCCTAGTTCTACAGTGACAAGAACCTTTGTGTTACCAGAACCGCCTGTTGATGATGCCAAGGAGAATCTTGTGATGGGTCCGGATCGGGTTATCAGGTTTCTAACATGTCCAAGAAAGACTAAAGACTCAAGTACGGTGGCGAGGAAGCTTTCAATGGAGAGCTCAGTGTCACAGACAGAGCCGAGAGGGTTTATTGGGCCTAAGAAAGtgcaagaaaatgaaagattGGAGACTGTTTCCTGTAAAAATGATGCAAGTGGAAGCCGGATTTTGGTGTTTGTGAGGCTTAGGCCAATGGCCaagaaggagagagaggctGGTTTGAGGTGTTGTGTGAGGATTGTGAATAGGAGAGATGTTTATCTGACTGAGTTTGCTAACGAGAATGATTATCTTAGGCTAAAGAGGCTCCGTGGACGGCATTTTGCATTTGACGCTGCATTTCCAGATTCAACATCTCAAAAGGAAGTTTATTCCACCAC GACTGCAGATCTTGTAGAACAAGTATTGCAGGGAAGGAATGGATCAGTGTTCTGCTATGGTGCCACAGGAGCTGGTAAAACATATACAATGCTGGGGACAGTAGAGAATCCAGGAGTGATGGTTTTGGCAATTAAGGATCTTTTTACCAAAATTAGGCAAAGGAGCTGTGATGGAAACCATGTGGTTCACCTCTCATATCTTGAAGTTTATAATGAAACTGTCAGAGATTTGCTCTCTCCAGGAAGGCCTCTGGTGCTCCGAGAAGATAAACAG GGAATAGTAGCAGCAGGTCTCACTCAGTACAGAGCTTATTCCACTGATGAA GTGATGGCATTGCTTCAGCAAggaaaccaaaaccgaaccacTGAACCAACTCGTGCCAACGAAACCTCTTCACGATCACATGCTATACTGCAG GTGGTTGTTGAATACCGAGTTAGAGATGCTTCCATGAATGTTGTCCAAAGAGTGGGAAAGCTGTCACTCATTGACCTTGCTGGCTCAGAGAGGGCCCTTGCAACTGATCAGAGAACACTTAGATCACTTGAGGGTGCCAATATAAATAGGTCACTTCTTGCACTAAGCAGCTGCATCAATGCCCTTGTAGAGGGTAAGAAACATATCCCATACCGAAATTCAAAGCTCACTCAACTTCTCAAGGATTCGTTAGGAGGAGCTTGTAACACTGCAATGATTGCAAATATAAGTCCAAGTAATCTCTCGTTTGGGGAAACTCAAAACACCTTGCATTGGGCTGATCGAGCTAAGGAGATCCGAACCAAG GCATGCGAGACCCTAGAAGAAATACAGTTACCAGAATGTGAAACTGACCAGGCCAAGCTGTTGCTTGAAGTGCAAAAAGAAAATCGCGAATTGCGAGTGCAATTGGTACACCAACAACAAAAGCTACTTTCACTCCAGGCACAATTGTTGGCTGCAAATACCTCTCCAACTCCTCCTTCAATTACCTTTACTCAGACTCCTCCATCTACTGCCAGACCAATTGAAAAAAGGAAAGCTAGACCCTCTTTCTTAGGTGGGAACTGTTTCACACCAGAATCAAGAAAAAGGGGCGCAGAGGAAGCAGTCAGAGAGCATCGGCAGACTGTCAAGTCATTAGAGGCAGAAattgagaaattaaagaaagatcATGCTACACAGCTAAAGGAGAAGGATGATCGTATACATGAGCTTTCCCGAAAGAGTGAGAAGCCATCAGCTGGAGGAACAATGCAAGGAGCAAAGAGGGTAGTGACAAGAGCTAGTTTGCGgccaaaggaaaaaaacaatggtGAATTGAAGAGTCCAAGCCACCGGTTCAAGTCCCCAATTCCAACAGCAAAGAAAAGAAGCTTTTGGGACATAACAACAGCTAACAGTCCATCAGTTGCTACACTAAATGGAAGAAAAACTAGAAGTCATGTCATTGCTGATAACACTGCTGCAGCTCCATCCATGCTTCTTCAG CCAGGTTTTGCTCGTCAACGACCATGA
- the LOC133678177 gene encoding kinesin-like protein KIN-8A isoform X1: protein MPVSTRSKAISQEQNGPNPNLKTRPPSYSNQEDSNMDVLLRNPHHGLKEKMKALTLLYEQQKKSSLTLRNPSPKPEEKRFSTHSSVDLLNGCKREEKDSKETKDPKQNNIMRDNALPTLPSGKPSSTVTRTFVLPEPPVDDAKENLVMGPDRVIRFLTCPRKTKDSSTVARKLSMESSVSQTEPRGFIGPKKVQENERLETVSCKNDASGSRILVFVRLRPMAKKEREAGLRCCVRIVNRRDVYLTEFANENDYLRLKRLRGRHFAFDAAFPDSTSQKEVYSTTTADLVEQVLQGRNGSVFCYGATGAGKTYTMLGTVENPGVMVLAIKDLFTKIRQRSCDGNHVVHLSYLEVYNETVRDLLSPGRPLVLREDKQGIVAAGLTQYRAYSTDEVMALLQQGNQNRTTEPTRANETSSRSHAILQVVVEYRVRDASMNVVQRVGKLSLIDLAGSERALATDQRTLRSLEGANINRSLLALSSCINALVEGKKHIPYRNSKLTQLLKDSLGGACNTAMIANISPSNLSFGETQNTLHWADRAKEIRTKACETLEEIQLPECETDQAKLLLEVQKENRELRVQLVHQQQKLLSLQAQLLAANTSPTPPSITFTQTPPSTARPIEKRKARPSFLGGNCFTPESRKRGAEEAVREHRQTVKSLEAEIEKLKKDHATQLKEKDDRIHELSRKSEKPSAGGTMQGAKRVVTRASLRPKEKNNGELKSPSHRFKSPIPTAKKRSFWDITTANSPSVATLNGRKTRSHVIADNTAAAPSMLLQLAYPCFWFVFMFGPHIVNYIIQPGFARQRP from the exons ATGCCAGTGTCAACAAGGTCTAAAGCCATCAGCCAAGAACAAAATGGCCCAAACCCAAATCTAAAAACAAGACCACCCAGCTACTCAAATCAAGAAGACAGTAACATGGATGTTCTGTTGAGAAATCCACATCATGGCttgaaagaaaagatgaaagccTTAACTCTCTTGTATGAGCAGCAGAAGAAATCTTCTTTAACTTTAAGGAACCCGTCTCCGAAACCTGAAGAGAAGCGATTCTCAACACATTCGAGTGTGGATCTTCTGAATGGTtgcaagagagaagagaaagattcaaaagaaacaaaagatccaaaacaaaacaatataatgAGAGACAATGCATTGCCTACATTGCCCAGTGGAAAGCCTAGTTCTACAGTGACAAGAACCTTTGTGTTACCAGAACCGCCTGTTGATGATGCCAAGGAGAATCTTGTGATGGGTCCGGATCGGGTTATCAGGTTTCTAACATGTCCAAGAAAGACTAAAGACTCAAGTACGGTGGCGAGGAAGCTTTCAATGGAGAGCTCAGTGTCACAGACAGAGCCGAGAGGGTTTATTGGGCCTAAGAAAGtgcaagaaaatgaaagattGGAGACTGTTTCCTGTAAAAATGATGCAAGTGGAAGCCGGATTTTGGTGTTTGTGAGGCTTAGGCCAATGGCCaagaaggagagagaggctGGTTTGAGGTGTTGTGTGAGGATTGTGAATAGGAGAGATGTTTATCTGACTGAGTTTGCTAACGAGAATGATTATCTTAGGCTAAAGAGGCTCCGTGGACGGCATTTTGCATTTGACGCTGCATTTCCAGATTCAACATCTCAAAAGGAAGTTTATTCCACCAC GACTGCAGATCTTGTAGAACAAGTATTGCAGGGAAGGAATGGATCAGTGTTCTGCTATGGTGCCACAGGAGCTGGTAAAACATATACAATGCTGGGGACAGTAGAGAATCCAGGAGTGATGGTTTTGGCAATTAAGGATCTTTTTACCAAAATTAGGCAAAGGAGCTGTGATGGAAACCATGTGGTTCACCTCTCATATCTTGAAGTTTATAATGAAACTGTCAGAGATTTGCTCTCTCCAGGAAGGCCTCTGGTGCTCCGAGAAGATAAACAG GGAATAGTAGCAGCAGGTCTCACTCAGTACAGAGCTTATTCCACTGATGAA GTGATGGCATTGCTTCAGCAAggaaaccaaaaccgaaccacTGAACCAACTCGTGCCAACGAAACCTCTTCACGATCACATGCTATACTGCAG GTGGTTGTTGAATACCGAGTTAGAGATGCTTCCATGAATGTTGTCCAAAGAGTGGGAAAGCTGTCACTCATTGACCTTGCTGGCTCAGAGAGGGCCCTTGCAACTGATCAGAGAACACTTAGATCACTTGAGGGTGCCAATATAAATAGGTCACTTCTTGCACTAAGCAGCTGCATCAATGCCCTTGTAGAGGGTAAGAAACATATCCCATACCGAAATTCAAAGCTCACTCAACTTCTCAAGGATTCGTTAGGAGGAGCTTGTAACACTGCAATGATTGCAAATATAAGTCCAAGTAATCTCTCGTTTGGGGAAACTCAAAACACCTTGCATTGGGCTGATCGAGCTAAGGAGATCCGAACCAAG GCATGCGAGACCCTAGAAGAAATACAGTTACCAGAATGTGAAACTGACCAGGCCAAGCTGTTGCTTGAAGTGCAAAAAGAAAATCGCGAATTGCGAGTGCAATTGGTACACCAACAACAAAAGCTACTTTCACTCCAGGCACAATTGTTGGCTGCAAATACCTCTCCAACTCCTCCTTCAATTACCTTTACTCAGACTCCTCCATCTACTGCCAGACCAATTGAAAAAAGGAAAGCTAGACCCTCTTTCTTAGGTGGGAACTGTTTCACACCAGAATCAAGAAAAAGGGGCGCAGAGGAAGCAGTCAGAGAGCATCGGCAGACTGTCAAGTCATTAGAGGCAGAAattgagaaattaaagaaagatcATGCTACACAGCTAAAGGAGAAGGATGATCGTATACATGAGCTTTCCCGAAAGAGTGAGAAGCCATCAGCTGGAGGAACAATGCAAGGAGCAAAGAGGGTAGTGACAAGAGCTAGTTTGCGgccaaaggaaaaaaacaatggtGAATTGAAGAGTCCAAGCCACCGGTTCAAGTCCCCAATTCCAACAGCAAAGAAAAGAAGCTTTTGGGACATAACAACAGCTAACAGTCCATCAGTTGCTACACTAAATGGAAGAAAAACTAGAAGTCATGTCATTGCTGATAACACTGCTGCAGCTCCATCCATGCTTCTTCAG CTTGCATATCCATGTTTCTGGTTTGTGTTCATGTTTGGACCACACATCGTCAATTATATCATTCAGCCAGGTTTTGCTCGTCAACGACCATGA